One bacterium genomic region harbors:
- a CDS encoding phage major capsid protein: MNERERRLREERARIVARMRELVDKADAEKRDLTADDQAEINKIEARIAVLTTEIELEQRLGKLEGEMHTPVGATPPGPDPGNNGTLQNRTRQQRVSEAIRRFNSGETELRTLAAVHAVVSRGEVLPAEFVEMQSDIFARMVLGEPVSDAEKRALQMDADVFGGFLVMPQQMIQNLIKAVDNEVFVRRYATKYTVPKAESLGVPVLETDMGDPTWTSELKTGNEDNGLSFGKRELHPHPLARLVKISNKLLRASFFNVEGLVIDRLKYKFSTVQENAFFNGSGTNEPLGVMVASPLGIPTSRDVSTDNEQTAITFDGLKEAKYALKSQYWAKARWTFHRDALKQIDKIKDKEDRYQWQPSTVVGQPDRLLNLPMDISEYMPNTFTSGQYVGLLSDWSFYWIADALDMEVQRLVELYATTNQTGLIGRGETDGMPVLSEAFVRVKLAS, from the coding sequence ATGAACGAGAGAGAAAGAAGGCTGCGCGAGGAGCGCGCCAGGATCGTTGCGCGGATGCGTGAACTGGTGGACAAGGCCGATGCCGAGAAGCGGGATCTGACCGCGGACGATCAGGCCGAGATCAACAAGATCGAGGCTCGCATCGCTGTTCTCACCACGGAAATCGAGCTTGAGCAGCGGCTCGGAAAGCTCGAGGGCGAAATGCACACTCCTGTCGGCGCGACTCCCCCCGGCCCTGATCCGGGCAACAACGGCACTCTACAGAACCGCACGAGGCAGCAGCGAGTGTCCGAGGCGATCCGCCGATTCAACTCCGGCGAGACGGAGCTTCGCACCTTGGCCGCCGTGCATGCTGTTGTGTCGCGCGGAGAGGTGCTTCCGGCCGAGTTCGTCGAAATGCAGTCGGACATCTTTGCCCGGATGGTGCTGGGCGAGCCGGTATCCGATGCGGAGAAGCGCGCGCTGCAGATGGACGCCGACGTGTTCGGCGGGTTCCTGGTCATGCCGCAGCAGATGATCCAGAACCTGATCAAGGCCGTGGACAATGAGGTCTTCGTGCGCCGGTACGCGACCAAGTACACAGTCCCGAAAGCCGAGAGCCTGGGTGTGCCGGTGCTCGAAACCGACATGGGCGATCCCACCTGGACCAGTGAACTCAAGACCGGCAACGAGGACAACGGACTGTCCTTCGGCAAGCGCGAACTGCATCCACATCCGCTGGCCCGGCTGGTCAAGATCAGCAACAAGCTGCTCAGGGCGTCCTTCTTCAACGTCGAGGGCTTGGTGATCGACCGGCTGAAGTACAAGTTCTCGACGGTCCAGGAAAACGCCTTCTTCAACGGTTCCGGCACGAACGAGCCGCTGGGCGTGATGGTCGCCTCGCCTCTCGGTATTCCGACGAGCCGCGACGTCTCGACCGACAACGAACAGACGGCGATCACTTTCGACGGGCTGAAGGAGGCCAAGTACGCGCTGAAGAGCCAGTATTGGGCGAAGGCCCGCTGGACTTTCCACCGCGATGCTCTGAAGCAGATCGACAAGATCAAGGACAAGGAGGACCGCTATCAGTGGCAGCCTTCCACCGTGGTGGGCCAGCCGGACCGTCTGTTGAATCTGCCGATGGACATCAGCGAGTACATGCCGAACACCTTCACGAGCGGCCAGTATGTCGGGCTGCTCTCCGACTGGTCGTTCTACTGGATCGCCGATGCTCTGGACATGGAGGTTCAGCGCCTGGTGGAGCTGTACGCAACCACCAACCAGACCGGCCTGATTGGACGGGGCGAAACCGACGGTATGCCGGTCCTGTCGGAAGCCTTCGTTCGGGTCAAGCTGGCCTCCTGA
- a CDS encoding HK97 family phage prohead protease — MPKPNEEKNQIERREIPLQLEIRQNDTGKRVVRGYAAKFNAWSETLGGWYREKIQPGAFANSLKANDVRSFFNHDPNFVIGRMSAGTLSLLEDVEGLFMEAELPDTQWARDLAVSIERGDITGQSFQFRVVAQAWKEPDKGGNQIAERTLIEVDLIEVGPVAVPAYPDTTVALRSLEQYKAERTAQESGGGPDGEQSKGRLSNVWRTKVRCHELNNF; from the coding sequence ATGCCGAAGCCGAACGAGGAAAAGAATCAGATCGAACGCCGTGAGATACCCCTGCAGCTTGAGATTCGGCAGAACGACACAGGGAAACGAGTCGTTCGTGGATACGCAGCGAAGTTCAACGCCTGGAGCGAAACCCTGGGTGGCTGGTATCGCGAGAAGATTCAGCCCGGAGCTTTCGCCAATTCTCTCAAGGCGAATGATGTGCGGAGCTTTTTCAACCACGATCCCAACTTCGTCATCGGGAGAATGTCCGCCGGGACGCTCAGTCTGCTCGAGGATGTCGAGGGTTTATTCATGGAGGCCGAGCTTCCCGACACGCAATGGGCGCGCGATCTGGCCGTGTCCATCGAGCGCGGAGACATCACCGGGCAGAGCTTTCAGTTTCGTGTAGTCGCTCAGGCATGGAAGGAGCCTGACAAGGGCGGCAACCAGATCGCCGAGCGCACTCTGATTGAGGTCGACTTGATCGAAGTGGGTCCGGTGGCGGTCCCCGCCTATCCCGATACTACTGTAGCCTTGCGGTCACTGGAACAGTACAAGGCCGAGCGAACCGCTCAGGAGAGCGGGGGCGGTCCGGACGGAGAACAGTCGAAGGGTCGGCTGTCCAACGTCTGGCGTACAAAAGTCCGGTGCCATGAACTCAACAACTTCTGA
- a CDS encoding phage portal protein, whose product MSLFPTLQEIRSSIATPEKWLVDWVRGGSETAAGRTVNEISAMNNSAVFNAVTIISGILMQLPLHLYRRTTDNGKEKATSHPLYQVVHGRVRPPRAGMPGMTAARWIQAAAGHVCTWGNSYNFRVFNGAGQIAEIHPIRPDRMRLEERDGRIVYEYTPRQGGPVEIPHENMLHIPGFGFDGIQGYSVVTLAREGIGLSLATEEFGARWFGSGTHPGIVVSTPKALKKDTRDALKKQLSDKYAGLGKSHRLLLLEEDMKPIPISVSPEDSQFLETRKFQVIEIARWFNLPAYLLKEMDGTIKSNIEQQSIELLTIHMGPWITLFETELTYGLLRQDEIDAGYFIEFDLNGLLRGDIKARYDAYAVGKQWGFLNTNMVLRKENEQTIGPDGDKFWMPVNMIEVGSELPPAAAVAERMIEDPAHEHRTNEDKRRAVMARNRLSKQYRRLLEDAAGRMVRREVNDVRQAVRKYLSQRSASEFERWLRAYYDDLPERVKENMAPVITAYAESIRDAARDEIGSESDVKSFEKFVADYIGTTAARWAGSSQGQINQLLNESEDPAAAIEQRLDEWDKTRAGKVAARETVDGRSAFANVVFFAAGYRVIWINQGSEECPYCKQMDGRVIERGGYYLKEGESLDAGEGKLVISGPKTHPQLHQGCDCITAASR is encoded by the coding sequence ATGAGCCTTTTCCCGACGCTGCAGGAGATCAGGTCGAGTATCGCCACTCCGGAGAAATGGCTTGTTGACTGGGTGCGTGGCGGATCGGAGACCGCCGCTGGCCGGACGGTCAATGAAATTTCAGCCATGAACAATTCGGCGGTGTTCAACGCTGTGACTATAATCAGCGGTATCCTGATGCAACTGCCGCTTCATCTGTATCGACGGACCACGGACAACGGCAAGGAAAAGGCGACAAGTCACCCTCTGTACCAAGTGGTCCACGGACGAGTCCGGCCACCGCGGGCGGGGATGCCCGGAATGACTGCGGCCCGCTGGATTCAGGCAGCGGCGGGGCACGTTTGCACTTGGGGAAACAGTTATAATTTTCGAGTGTTCAACGGAGCGGGACAGATCGCGGAGATACACCCGATTCGCCCGGACCGGATGAGGCTTGAAGAGCGCGATGGGCGAATAGTCTATGAGTACACGCCTCGGCAGGGCGGGCCGGTCGAGATTCCGCATGAGAACATGTTGCACATTCCGGGCTTCGGATTCGACGGCATTCAGGGTTACTCGGTGGTCACGCTCGCGCGCGAGGGCATCGGTCTTTCGCTCGCCACCGAGGAATTCGGAGCACGCTGGTTCGGCAGTGGAACACACCCGGGGATCGTGGTCAGCACACCGAAAGCGCTGAAAAAGGATACGCGTGATGCGCTGAAGAAGCAGCTTTCGGACAAATACGCGGGCCTCGGCAAGAGTCATCGGCTGCTACTGCTCGAAGAGGACATGAAGCCCATCCCGATCAGCGTATCGCCGGAAGATTCGCAGTTTCTTGAAACGCGAAAATTCCAGGTGATCGAGATCGCTCGGTGGTTCAATTTGCCCGCCTATCTGCTGAAAGAGATGGATGGTACGATCAAGAGCAACATCGAGCAACAGAGTATTGAGCTTTTGACCATTCACATGGGCCCCTGGATAACGCTGTTCGAAACCGAACTGACTTATGGGCTGCTGCGCCAGGATGAGATTGATGCCGGGTACTTCATCGAGTTCGACCTGAACGGACTGCTTCGAGGCGACATCAAGGCCCGGTATGACGCTTACGCCGTTGGAAAACAGTGGGGATTTTTGAATACCAACATGGTCTTGCGGAAGGAGAACGAGCAGACCATCGGGCCGGACGGAGATAAATTCTGGATGCCGGTCAACATGATCGAGGTCGGAAGTGAACTGCCGCCCGCGGCGGCGGTGGCGGAACGCATGATTGAAGACCCTGCTCACGAGCATCGCACCAACGAGGACAAGCGTCGGGCGGTCATGGCTCGCAATCGTCTGAGCAAGCAGTATCGTAGGCTGCTCGAGGATGCCGCAGGGCGAATGGTGCGGCGCGAGGTCAACGACGTGCGCCAGGCCGTGAGGAAATACCTGAGCCAGAGAAGCGCGTCCGAGTTCGAGCGATGGTTGCGGGCCTACTATGACGATCTGCCCGAACGAGTTAAAGAGAACATGGCGCCGGTCATCACGGCCTACGCCGAATCGATCCGTGACGCCGCCAGAGATGAAATCGGGTCCGAAAGCGACGTGAAGAGCTTCGAGAAGTTCGTGGCGGATTACATCGGAACGACCGCGGCTCGATGGGCTGGAAGCTCTCAAGGGCAGATCAATCAACTTCTGAACGAGTCGGAAGACCCGGCGGCCGCCATCGAGCAGCGGCTTGACGAGTGGGATAAAACCAGAGCTGGCAAGGTGGCGGCTCGTGAGACGGTAGACGGTCGTTCGGCTTTTGCGAACGTGGTCTTTTTCGCAGCCGGATACAGAGTTATCTGGATCAATCAAGGTTCGGAGGAATGCCCCTACTGCAAGCAGATGGACGGGCGGGTGATTGAGCGGGGCGGCTATTACCTGAAGGAGGGGGAATCTCTGGACGCTGGCGAGGGCAAGCTGGTTATAAGCGGGCCGAAGACTCATCCGCAGCTACACCAGGGCTGTGATTGCATTACGGCGGCGAGCCGGTAG
- a CDS encoding terminase large subunit, whose amino-acid sequence MGRKREHDIAPAMQYAENILSGRIPACKWTKLAVERHVRDLERAENDPEYPYFFSEDAAWHVIDFFHKYLHHSIGEWAGRLFELSPWQQFILWSIFGWLKKEEETRRFKVVYIDMARKNGKSSMASGVGLYLFDADGEPGAQIYTAATKYKQAKIVHAEAERMVKSSPFLRRRIGIVRDNLHVIDTASKFEPLGRDSKTEDGLNVHGAIIDEYHAHPDSGLYDVLRTAMGSRRQPMMFVITTAGYEKQCPCYIQREYVTSILEGVFEDDSVFGIIYTLDEEEKDEKGNAIRPADDWTDERTWIKANPNLNVSLKLSDLREMCREAIQSPTKQNEFKTKRLNLWTEAVIAWITQKSWNACAFPVNAEGLRGRTCYGGLDLSTVNDLTAWVLCFPPQGDDRLYQFLYRFFLPQDGLRERCLHDRVPYDLWINKGFVMATPGNVIDYSFIEAQVLEDAARYDLKEIAYDPYNASQVVLNLQDQGLKMIEFRQGFLSMSPASKDFERRVLAAEIAHGGNPVMNWMVNCATIATDPAGNIKPVKPDRMTSSKRIDGVVASIMALWRAVINEDETESTYDSNEVFVA is encoded by the coding sequence AATCCCGGCCTGCAAGTGGACCAAACTTGCGGTCGAGCGCCATGTCCGAGACCTGGAGAGAGCGGAAAATGATCCGGAGTATCCGTATTTCTTCAGCGAGGATGCCGCCTGGCATGTGATCGATTTCTTCCACAAGTATCTGCATCACTCCATCGGGGAGTGGGCCGGACGTTTGTTCGAGCTTTCGCCGTGGCAGCAATTCATTCTGTGGTCGATATTCGGCTGGTTGAAGAAAGAGGAAGAGACTCGGCGCTTCAAGGTCGTCTACATCGACATGGCTCGAAAGAATGGGAAGAGCAGCATGGCAAGTGGAGTCGGGCTGTATCTGTTCGATGCTGACGGAGAGCCTGGCGCTCAGATATACACTGCGGCCACGAAGTATAAGCAGGCGAAAATCGTTCATGCGGAAGCCGAGCGGATGGTGAAGTCCTCGCCCTTCCTGCGGCGGCGGATCGGGATTGTCCGAGATAACCTGCATGTCATCGACACGGCTTCGAAGTTCGAGCCGTTGGGCCGCGACTCCAAGACCGAGGACGGTCTGAACGTCCACGGTGCGATCATCGACGAGTATCACGCTCACCCGGACAGTGGGCTTTATGACGTGCTGAGGACGGCGATGGGTTCGCGCCGCCAGCCGATGATGTTCGTCATCACGACCGCCGGTTACGAAAAACAATGTCCCTGCTATATCCAGCGGGAGTACGTGACAAGCATTTTGGAAGGCGTGTTCGAAGACGATTCTGTCTTCGGAATCATCTACACCCTGGACGAGGAAGAGAAGGACGAGAAGGGCAACGCGATCAGGCCGGCCGATGACTGGACTGACGAGCGGACCTGGATAAAGGCGAACCCGAATCTGAATGTTTCTCTGAAGCTCAGTGACCTTCGGGAGATGTGCAGAGAGGCGATCCAGTCGCCAACAAAGCAAAACGAGTTCAAGACCAAGCGACTCAATCTGTGGACCGAGGCTGTCATCGCATGGATCACGCAGAAAAGCTGGAATGCCTGCGCCTTCCCGGTGAACGCGGAAGGTCTGCGGGGCCGGACCTGCTACGGCGGTCTGGACCTGTCCACGGTCAACGACCTGACAGCCTGGGTGCTCTGCTTTCCACCCCAGGGCGATGATCGGCTGTATCAGTTTTTGTATCGTTTCTTCCTGCCGCAGGATGGGCTTCGCGAGCGATGCCTTCATGACAGAGTGCCTTATGACCTCTGGATCAACAAGGGCTTTGTCATGGCGACGCCCGGCAACGTTATCGACTACTCGTTCATCGAGGCGCAGGTGTTGGAAGACGCGGCGCGATACGACCTGAAGGAGATAGCCTACGACCCGTACAACGCTTCTCAGGTGGTGCTCAATCTGCAGGACCAGGGCCTGAAGATGATTGAGTTTCGGCAGGGATTTCTCAGCATGAGTCCGGCATCTAAAGACTTTGAGCGGCGCGTGCTGGCGGCTGAGATCGCGCACGGCGGAAACCCGGTGATGAATTGGATGGTGAATTGCGCCACAATCGCAACCGACCCTGCGGGCAACATCAAGCCGGTGAAACCCGACCGAATGACATCGAGCAAACGGATCGACGGAGTGGTCGCCTCGATCATGGCGCTCTGGCGAGCCGTGATAAATGAAGACGAAACCGAAAGCACCTACGACAGCAACGAGGTTTTTGTCGCATGA